The nucleotide sequence CCGGCGTCGACATGGGCCAGGATCCCCAGGTTCAACATGCTCACGCGTGATGTCCTTCACGTAGGTGACGACTCCCTTCTGGACGGACATGCACGCTGCACGCATCGCGGGGCTCCCTTTCGCTCGTTCGGGCGGTCGCCGACTAGTTCAGCAGGCCGCGGTCGGGTCGACAACCGATTAAGTCGGTGCCGGCCGTTTCGCCGATGGTGACCTTTCCCGCGGCGGTGGGACCGTGGCGCCCGTGCCCCTCGCCGCCGCCGCGACCGCCGCCGACCCCGCGCGCGTCGCGGTGCTGGCCGCGGTGATCGCCTGGGTGGGCGCGGTGCCGATGTTCATGGTGACGAAGTTCGCGGCGACGGTCGCCCACGAGGGCGGGCACGCTCTGGTCGGCCGCCTGTTCGCGCAGAAGGTGGTGAGCATCCGCCTGGAGCGCAGCGGCGAGGCGGCCACCACGTTCGGCGGCAAGCTGCCGTGGCTCGTCGACGTGCCGGTCACGATGATGGGGCACCTGGGCCCTTCCGCGTTCGGGCTGGGCGCCGCGTGGCTCGCGGTGCGCGGCTACAGCGCGGCCGTCTTCTGGGCCAGCCTCGGTTTCCTGGTCGTCATGCTGTTCGTCGTGCGCGGCCCGGTCGGCTGGCTGGTGGTGCCCGCGCTGGTCGTGCTCGTGTTCCTCGTCGCTCTCTACACCGAGCCACCCACCCAGGCGCTGCTGGCGCACGTGTGGGCCTGGTTCCTGCTGATCGCCGCGGTCGAGCAGAGCCTGCTGGTGATGCGCGGCGGCGTCTACGCCAAGAAGGGCTCCGACCACGACGAGCTGCGCCGACTCACCCTGCTCCCGCCGGCCGTGTGGGGCGTGCTGCTCCTGGCCGGCTCGGTGGCCGCCTTGGCGTACGGCGGCCGCATGCTGCTGCGCCTGGAGTGAGCCGGTCGGCCCGCGCGGGATCCCTCAGGCGTCGCGGGTGAGCAGGGCCAGCGTCCGGTCGTCGGCGGCGCCGTCGAAGTAGCGGTCCAGCACGGCCCGGTAGGGCGCCGGGTCGGGCGCGACCTCGGCGAAGAGCGTCATCGAGGAGCGCAGCTTCAGGTCGTCGGGGTAGCCGAGGAAGTCGGCGGCCGACCGCCCCTCCACGGCGAGTACCAGCCCGGTGCACTCGGCCAGGCG is from Phytohabitans houttuyneae and encodes:
- a CDS encoding M50 family metallopeptidase — encoded protein: MAPVPLAAAATAADPARVAVLAAVIAWVGAVPMFMVTKFAATVAHEGGHALVGRLFAQKVVSIRLERSGEAATTFGGKLPWLVDVPVTMMGHLGPSAFGLGAAWLAVRGYSAAVFWASLGFLVVMLFVVRGPVGWLVVPALVVLVFLVALYTEPPTQALLAHVWAWFLLIAAVEQSLLVMRGGVYAKKGSDHDELRRLTLLPPAVWGVLLLAGSVAALAYGGRMLLRLE